The Sander lucioperca isolate FBNREF2018 unplaced genomic scaffold, SLUC_FBN_1.2 Unpl_37, whole genome shotgun sequence region acacacacgcacacacgcacacactcacacacacacacagacacacacacacacacacgcacacacacacacacacacagacacacacacacacacacagagacacacacacagagacagacacacacagagacacgcacacagacacacaaacgcagacacagacacgcacagagacacacacacacacacatgcagacagacacacagagacagacacacacagagacacacacagagagacacacacagacacacacagacacacacagacacacacagacacacacaccttctttATATCCATCTGTTTTTACCAGGTGTGACACGTTTAGAGCTAGTCTCCATACATTAAGTACTTCTCTGCCAAGACGTTAGCTaaacaaagtaaaaagtaaagtatGAATATAAAGAAACTAAATACAGAATgtgttctgttgttgtttcctgtttcTACAGTTGTGTGAGATCTGCCAGGAGGCGTTTGAGACGTActgggtggaggaggaggaggactggTTCCTGAAGAACGCCCTCAGGGTCGACGACAAGGTACCACTCTCTCCCACTATACATTAGGAaaacatatataatattaaCAAAGAAAACTTAGTTAAAAGGCTTAAACATTAATAGTTAAGTGTcctaaaatattattatttttttttttagtaatgtcaaaaaaatcttaGTTAAGTGTCCTAAGAATTATGAGATTATAACAAAtagtaaaatgtcaaaaaaaagtaaaattcctTAAAACTATTAAGTAAAAAGTCCCCGAAATATTGTAAAATGTCAACCAAAAAAAATTTGTAAAATGGCCAAACAAATGTtagtaaaatattctaaaaataatttgtaaagttaatcaaataataaaaatgcCTTGAATTTTTTCTTtgtaaaatgtagttaaaatattagtttaaaaacctgaaatataagaaaaaagtcgaaaaaataTTATAGAAGTccaaaaaatattataaaatgtcCAGAAAATATTATAGAAGTCCAAATAATAttataaaatgtccaaaaaatattataaaatgtccaaagaaatatttttctttttgcaaaTTAAAGTATAgaaattgttaaaaataaaatccaagaAATATGAATAAGAATTCCTAAAAAGTCTCGTGGAATGAATTATAAAATGTGACATTAAAATGACATCAGAtcttttgggttttggacaaaATAAGACGAGTGAAGACGTCACACCTGAAACTGTAAGAAACtgagattttaaaatgtattttaacacattttaatcatATTTTTGAGGACCAAAGATCTGTTTCTGAAGGGTTTTTACGTGTTAttgattattaattatgtctttgtgtgttttctctccatAGAACTTCCATCCCGCCTGTTTTGAAGATTATAAAAATGTAAGTAACTGAGATTTCTCCCCAAAAAGACGCAACAATCAACGTTCAGGGGGTCAGAACATGTTGAATCCATCTCAACTTTATTACAGAAATGATGGAAAAATGAATATTAGAATCCTAAAATCAAGCCAAacacctaaaacacacacacacacacacagacacacagacacacacacagacacagacacacacagacacagacacacacacacacacacacacacacagacacacacacagacacagacacacacacagagacacacacacacacacacacagacacacagacacacacacagacacagacacacacagacacagacacacacacacacacacacacacacacacacacacacacacacacacacacacacacacagacaccccccccccccatcttccCATAATCCTCCAGTGACGGAGTATAATATAAATGTGTTGTCGGACCATCGTTGAACGTAAGATCACGTCTCTGTTGAGCTCTGTGTGTCTCCGTGACGACGGGCTGAAATAATAACAAAGCGTTGCCGTGACGCTGTGCTTCCTCTCCCTGCAGACGTACCTGGACGCCACGCCGTCGCCCAACAAGACGCTGACGGACCACCCGCTGGGCGCCTTCGTGAAGAGCGAGgaacaggaagaggaagacgCCACTTCCTCCTGTGCTGTCGCCGCCGCCGCTGCCATCGCCGCCATCGCCGCCGCCACTGGCGCCGCCTCGGTCAAACAGGAAGTAGACTCTGAGACGGCGAGCGAGCTTCCCGATGTGAAAACGGAAGAGACGGAGGTTTTAACGGACCGAGTCCAATGTGACGAGAACACACAGTGACGCGTTGCAGCGTCACGAGGactagacgcacacacacacacacacacacacacacacacacaccacagacacacacagagacacacagacacacaaagacagacacacacatagagacacacacacagagacacacacacacacacagaaacacacagacagacacacacacatagacacacacagagacacacacacatagacacacagacacacacacacagagacacagacacacacacacacacacagagacacacacacacacacacagcgaggaGGCGTGCGGAGCGAGGCTGCCGTCGTCCTCGGCAACATTaactttgaatacatttttgtatttgattCTTGCCGACCGTTGTCAGGTCTGTTTATTAAaaacaagaaatgtttttttgggggtttttggCAAAGAGatgtaaattatttaatttataaattAAAGTATTTTTGGTATCCGTCTGGTGTAACAGTGATTGAGTTAACGGTCTGGGAACAGCTGAGTGGAGCCATTTCATTGGTTGGTTTTGGGGTGACAGGAAGTAGTTCCTGGCTGCGTTTAAAGGTAAGCATCATCTGATTGGACGACAGACGGAAGACTCCAACGGAGGATCCGAGTCGTCTttctttttcgtttttgtttttgtttttgttttttttgtggtctTTTCAATAAAAAGTGAAGTCTGAAACGTGTTTGTGTGAGCGGTGGTTTGGCTCGTTGACGCTCGCTGTTGGATTGTCATTTAGGTTTCAGAGCTACGAATAAAGTTTAGTGGATTTAAAGACTGTTCcgctgtgtgtttatttcatgtggtcgtttgtttttgtttgtttttatctcttttCAGAACGGAGACTTTAACGCAGCGGTTCTCAAACGCATCATTCAAAGGTCCAGGACCATACgtagagatacagacacacacacacacacacacacacacacacacacacacggagagacagagacacacacagacacacagggacgGAGCGatgctgcttgttcagggttgtcatgtgtactcctataggcctacactaaCTGCACCAAAACAcagaattagactactatttaacacgataacgagacgtttttaaccggtaatgaaactgtctcaatgtAATACTGAAGCCGTCAGACGcccgcgcggacagacagcagtcagagctccggcgaagctctgcgcccgtcagcagccggtcccccagagcagcatggtcaccgggagggtccggtacagcctgagcactgcaaacagagatcctgtttgaaggtgacgtgtttgattttgactgaacgtcccaatttgagtaacctctgattgggtcggtcggcccatctcgggaccaggccggccgttgccgactggccaaatgcttaatattacACAACAAGACCggcccacatttaaaaaaatggtccggcccctctggcatttgtcagaaatgccagatggcCAAACCGCCCCTGGTTAAAGCCCTCATCATTCAGAAGAAACCCTCTCAGGATGTGTTATTGTTCTAGGCCGAACTATTTTTAACATGTCAGCAGCATTTTGATGATGGTTAAGGTGGCGCTAAATCTATTCTATATGTTTCACAGATTGTAGTTACTTTGCAAATTTGCTATTTACTAACAAAAAGCTGTGATTCATTCATGTGTCTTCCGTGTTCTGTGTTTGGATTTTTGTAAACAATATAAACTTAACAACAGGACAACTCAGTCATTTAGTGAACTGGGGAGCCGTCTCCAAACCCTCTGATTCTAAGAAGAGTTTACCTCCTAAAAGCTGAAGTCAGCAGAgtttttaaatgagaaatgaGCTCTGTTGTTAACAAGTGTTGCTGCGTTCCTTAtcacatactttttctttttactttagtaCAAACTGCAGCTGCTCTTATAAAAGTATATACTGTTGGCTGCAGTACAGTCTGCATACAATTGGTacttacaaaaaaaattctggcATACTAATGGTAGAATGGGCATTGCAACACACCCAGTATCTCTCTCTAAATGCTCCTCCTCCAGGAATGAAGCAAGACTTGATAACTCCTCCCACACACATCCTGTTACATCAGAGCTCAGACTAGTTTCACTTCTCAGGAAGTGAGACTCAGACAGTCGTTGTCACTGAGAGAGAGGTGAAATGGCGCAGAAAGGAGTTCAGCTGGACCAGGAAGCCTTCTCttgttccatctgtctggatctactgaaggatccggtgactactccctgtggacacaactactgcatgaactgtattaaaagCCACTGGGATGTAGAGGATTGTAAGTACAGCTACAGCTGTCCTCAGTGCAGGAAGACGTTCACATCGAGGCCTGACCTGCTGAAAAACAACTTGTTAGCAGAtttagtggaggagctgaagaagactggactccaagctgctcctgctgatcactgctatgctggagctgaagatgtggcctgtgatgtctGCACCGGGAGAAAACTCAAAGCACACAAGTCCTGTCTGCAATGTCTGGCTTCTTACTGTGAGAAACACCTTCAGCTTCATTATGAATCAGCTCCattaaagaaacacaagctggtggagccgtccaagaagctccaggagaacgtctgctctcgtcatgatgaggtgatgaagatgttctgtcgtactgatcagcagcttatctgttatctctgctctgtggatgaacataaaggccacgacacagtctcagctgcagcagagagagctgagaggcagagagagctcgaggggagtcgacaaaacatccagcagagaatccaggacagagagaaagatgtgaagctgcttcaacagcaggcggaggccatcaatgtctctgctgataaagcagtggaggacagcgagaagatcttcactgagctgatccgtctcctggagaaaagaagctctgatgtgaagcagcaggtcagatcccagcagaaaagagaagtgagtcgagtcaaagagcttcaggagaagctggagcaggagatcactgagctgaagaggaaagacgctgagctgaagaagctctcacacacagaggatcacaaccagtttctacacaactacccctcactgtcaccactcagccaatcaacatccagcatccatatccgtcctctgagctgctttgaggacgtgacagcggccgtgtcagaagtcagagataaactacaggacgtcctgagagagaagtggacaaaggtctcactgacagggactgaagtggacgttttactgccacaaccagagcccaagaccagagctggattcttaaaatattcacgtgaaatcacactggatccaaacacagcacacacacagctgttattATCTGAGGGGAACAGGAAAGCAACAGTAATGAGTCAACATCAGTCTTATTCTAGTCACCCAGACAGATTCACTGACTGGGTtcaggtcctgagtagagagagtctgactggacgttgttactgggaggtggagaggagaggaggagttgATGTAGTGGTCACATACaagaatatcagcagagcaggggAGTCATATGAATGTGGATTTGGACAAAATGACAAATCTTGGGTGTTATATTGTGACAACAacagttatatattttgttcCAACAAAGTCCAAACTCCCATCTCAGGTCctgagtcctccagagtaggagtgtacctggatcacagtgcaggtattctgtccttctacagcgtctctgaaaccatgactctcctccacagagtccagaccacattcactcagccccTCTATGCTGGACTAAGGTTTTATGGTTGTTCTGGATCCTCTGCTGAGTTTTGTAAACTGAAATAGACAGAAGTCATTTAAGG contains the following coding sequences:
- the LOC116042413 gene encoding pre-mRNA cleavage complex 2 protein Pcf11-like, with product MERENVFCCCFLFLQLCEICQEAFETYWVEEEEDWFLKNALRVDDKNFHPACFEDYKNTYLDATPSPNKTLTDHPLGAFVKSEEQEEEDATSSCAVAAAAAIAAIAAATGAASVKQEVDSETASELPDVKTEETEVLTDRVQCDENTQ
- the LOC116042412 gene encoding tripartite motif-containing protein 16-like; its protein translation is MAQKGVQLDQEAFSCSICLDLLKDPVTTPCGHNYCMNCIKSHWDVEDCKYSYSCPQCRKTFTSRPDLLKNNLLADLVEELKKTGLQAAPADHCYAGAEDVACDVCTGRKLKAHKSCLQCLASYCEKHLQLHYESAPLKKHKLVEPSKKLQENVCSRHDEVMKMFCRTDQQLICYLCSVDEHKGHDTVSAAAERAERQRELEGSRQNIQQRIQDREKDVKLLQQQAEAINVSADKAVEDSEKIFTELIRLLEKRSSDVKQQVRSQQKREVSRVKELQEKLEQEITELKRKDAELKKLSHTEDHNQFLHNYPSLSPLSQSTSSIHIRPLSCFEDVTAAVSEVRDKLQDVLREKWTKVSLTGTEVDVLLPQPEPKTRAGFLKYSREITLDPNTAHTQLLLSEGNRKATVMSQHQSYSSHPDRFTDWVQVLSRESLTGRCYWEVERRGGVDVVVTYKNISRAGESYECGFGQNDKSWVLYCDNNSYIFCSNKVQTPISGPESSRVGVYLDHSAGILSFYSVSETMTLLHRVQTTFTQPLYAGLRFYGCSGSSAEFCKLK